Proteins encoded together in one Scytonema millei VB511283 window:
- a CDS encoding HepT-like ribonuclease domain-containing protein has translation MLQSAELIIIYTAQCSKGEFVKNVQLQDAVIRRLLVIAEAARRVSEATRQTLPNVSWQEINGMRNRLVHEYDAVNFNIVWNVVQNEIPILIEELKTQIPPET, from the coding sequence ATGCTGCAATCTGCAGAACTCATCATCATCTACACTGCTCAATGCTCGAAAGGTGAGTTTGTGAAAAATGTGCAGCTTCAAGATGCAGTAATTCGACGATTGCTGGTGATTGCCGAAGCCGCAAGACGAGTTTCCGAAGCAACCCGACAGACCTTGCCAAACGTTTCATGGCAAGAAATTAACGGAATGCGAAATCGGTTAGTACATGAATACGATGCTGTCAACTTCAACATCGTTTGGAATGTCGTGCAAAATGAGATACCGATCTTGATTGAAGAATTGAAGACACAAATTCCTCCTGAAACGTAA
- a CDS encoding CO2 hydration protein, which produces MVSITNKPTSHPLAEYIQRLQTGEALLADTPENVLEVVGILKSYGVVLDAYWRNLTYISENQFLVFFPFFKYFNGEFSISKLLRHWWHDRINFEYAEYCMKAMFWHGGGGLDAYLDTLEFKERAAAAIQAKFKNNPLVLGVNQLFPEFLPELVRQQAYYSGLGQFWHVMSDMFLQLSDRYDRGEIKTIPQVVEHILNGLVADANTPITYTVNIKGKDYEIIPKSAGLTFLPDTAVPYVEAVFFRGTPFQGTVSYNAQAHQISPDQARFAYGALYADPLPIGGAGIPPTLLMQDMRHYLPEYLHEVYRRTKRGEDDLRVQICMTFQKSMFCVTTAAILGLMPYPANTQDPSEQQANITYLENWMDRFMTSRLLDVNR; this is translated from the coding sequence ATGGTCAGCATCACTAACAAGCCTACCAGCCATCCTTTAGCAGAATATATTCAAAGGTTACAAACCGGAGAAGCTTTACTCGCAGATACTCCTGAAAATGTTTTAGAAGTTGTAGGAATCCTCAAAAGCTACGGTGTGGTTTTAGATGCCTACTGGCGAAATTTAACCTATATTTCCGAAAATCAGTTTTTAGTCTTTTTCCCCTTTTTCAAGTATTTCAATGGGGAATTTTCTATTAGCAAATTACTCCGTCATTGGTGGCACGATCGGATCAATTTTGAGTACGCCGAATATTGCATGAAAGCTATGTTTTGGCATGGTGGCGGCGGTTTGGATGCTTATTTAGACACGCTGGAATTTAAAGAACGAGCAGCAGCAGCCATTCAAGCAAAGTTTAAAAACAATCCTTTGGTTTTGGGAGTAAACCAACTTTTCCCCGAATTTTTACCGGAATTGGTGCGCCAGCAAGCTTATTACAGCGGCTTGGGTCAATTTTGGCACGTCATGAGCGATATGTTTTTGCAGCTGAGCGATCGCTACGATCGCGGTGAAATCAAAACTATTCCGCAGGTAGTCGAGCATATCTTAAATGGTTTGGTTGCCGATGCTAATACACCAATTACTTACACGGTAAACATTAAAGGCAAAGACTACGAAATTATTCCCAAAAGCGCGGGTTTAACTTTCCTTCCCGATACAGCCGTACCCTACGTCGAGGCAGTTTTCTTTCGAGGTACGCCGTTCCAAGGTACAGTTTCTTATAACGCTCAAGCACATCAAATTTCCCCCGATCAAGCGCGATTTGCTTACGGTGCGTTGTATGCAGATCCTTTACCGATTGGTGGTGCTGGTATTCCTCCGACGCTGTTGATGCAAGATATGCGGCATTACTTACCCGAATATCTGCATGAAGTCTATCGTCGCACTAAGCGCGGAGAAGATGACTTGCGGGTACAAATTTGTATGACTTTCCAAAAGTCGATGTTTTGCGTCACCACAGCCGCAATTTTAGGACTGATGCCTTATCCAGCAAATACTCAAGATCCGTCAGAACAGCAGGCAAATATTACTTACCTCGAAAATTGGATGGATCGGTTTATGACTTCGCGGTTGTTGGATGTAAATAGATAG
- a CDS encoding P-II family nitrogen regulator, giving the protein MHAVKRIEVLADSVELPKILAGFDKAGIIGHTVIRNAIGRSPGADATQLDNVYIIAFCMPEQIKPVIENVRPILNKFGGACYISDAMEIRSVRCIASL; this is encoded by the coding sequence ATGCACGCGGTCAAAAGAATAGAAGTCCTCGCGGATTCGGTAGAACTGCCAAAAATTTTAGCAGGCTTTGATAAAGCAGGCATCATCGGACACACTGTCATCCGCAATGCGATCGGTAGAAGTCCTGGTGCAGATGCAACACAGCTTGATAATGTCTACATTATTGCTTTTTGTATGCCAGAACAGATTAAGCCAGTCATAGAAAATGTGCGACCGATTCTGAATAAATTCGGCGGTGCTTGTTATATCTCCGATGCGATGGAAATTCGTTCTGTTAGATGTATTGCTTCGCTTTAA
- a CDS encoding carbonic anhydrase — MSRQNKFIDRRQFLKIAGVGVSVAASSLLGGEPAQAAVIEDIEPDSPNTALQRLLAGNQRFVQQKLEHPHQSQTRLHEVATAQHPFATLLSCADSRVPAEILFDLGIGDLFDVRIAGNIVTAEALGSLEYAAVMLGTPLIMVLGHERCGAVTAAVKGKPLPGQISSFAKAIEPAITTLSSANAQLNNKSNSKSEDDLVENAVVANVRYQVKKLEQSDLLMQLVREGKLQIVGGRYDLDTGEVAIVT; from the coding sequence ATGAGTCGTCAGAATAAGTTTATCGATCGCCGTCAGTTTTTAAAGATAGCGGGTGTTGGTGTTAGCGTTGCTGCGAGTAGCTTACTTGGTGGCGAACCAGCACAAGCCGCAGTTATAGAGGATATTGAACCAGATAGTCCTAATACAGCATTGCAAAGGTTGCTAGCGGGAAATCAACGTTTCGTGCAGCAAAAGCTGGAACATCCGCATCAATCGCAGACACGCTTGCATGAAGTGGCTACAGCACAGCATCCGTTTGCGACTCTCCTGAGTTGTGCTGATTCTCGGGTTCCGGCGGAAATTTTGTTCGATTTGGGAATTGGCGATTTGTTTGACGTGCGGATTGCTGGGAATATCGTGACTGCTGAAGCACTTGGCAGCCTAGAATATGCCGCAGTAATGTTAGGGACTCCCTTAATTATGGTACTAGGTCACGAGCGATGCGGTGCAGTGACAGCAGCAGTCAAAGGCAAGCCACTCCCCGGACAAATTAGTAGTTTTGCAAAAGCGATCGAACCCGCGATAACTACGTTAAGCTCCGCTAACGCGCAACTTAATAATAAATCAAATAGTAAATCAGAAGACGATTTAGTTGAAAATGCAGTTGTGGCAAACGTGCGCTATCAAGTGAAAAAATTAGAGCAATCCGATCTTTTAATGCAACTGGTACGAGAAGGCAAACTGCAAATTGTTGGGGGACGATACGATCTAGACACGGGAGAAGTCGCGATCGTGACTTGA
- a CDS encoding NAD(P)H-quinone oxidoreductase subunit F yields the protein MTQFLFINSWWVPFYGLIGAVLTLPWAMGIVRRTGPRPAAYLNLLMTVVAFIHSVILFRDMWDREPQSFLFTWFKAADLDLSFALDVSPVTLGAAVLITGLSLLAQIYALGYMEKDYAIARFFALMGFFEAALSGLALSDSLILSYALLEMLTLSTYLLVGFWYAQPLVVTAARDAFLTKRVGDILLLMGVVTLASFAGSLNFSDLNEWAQTAQLSPLTSTLLGIALIAAPAGKCAQFPLHLWLDEAMEGPNPASVLRNSMVVSGGAYVLYKLQPILALSPVASEILVILGTVTAVGASLVSIAQIDIKRALSHSTSAYMGLVFLSVGLQQGGVALMLLFTHAIAKALLFMSAGSIIATTHTQDLTEMGGLWSRMPATTTAFVVGAAGLVTLIPLGSFWAMVQWANGFWIVSPWVVGVLLVVNGLTTLNLTRVFRLVFWGDPQPKTRRAPEVMWHMALPMVSLTIVTLLVPLMLQQWGLLPSWENTNWQAVTLLMASSGLGLAIGSTIYLHKAWSRPVQLQWRFLQDLLGYDFYVDEVYKVTVVLAVNSISKISAWIDRYILDGLVNLVGIVTIFSGQSLKYTISGQSQAYMLTILLGVGLLGLIISWSLGYIFQ from the coding sequence ATGACGCAGTTTTTATTCATAAATAGTTGGTGGGTTCCCTTCTATGGCTTGATTGGTGCAGTCCTCACCTTACCTTGGGCAATGGGAATAGTGCGTCGCACTGGACCTAGACCTGCTGCTTACCTAAATTTATTGATGACTGTGGTAGCTTTTATCCACAGCGTTATCCTCTTCAGGGATATGTGGGATCGAGAACCGCAAAGCTTTCTCTTTACCTGGTTCAAAGCTGCCGACTTAGATTTATCTTTTGCGTTGGACGTGTCGCCAGTCACCCTTGGTGCAGCAGTTCTCATTACTGGTTTGAGCTTGCTGGCACAGATTTACGCCTTGGGATACATGGAGAAAGACTATGCCATAGCGCGGTTTTTTGCCTTGATGGGATTTTTTGAGGCAGCGCTATCGGGCTTGGCTTTGAGCGATTCCTTGATCCTCAGCTACGCTCTACTGGAAATGCTGACGCTTTCTACTTATTTGCTGGTCGGCTTTTGGTACGCTCAGCCGTTAGTAGTGACAGCGGCAAGGGATGCCTTTTTAACAAAACGAGTGGGGGACATACTGTTATTGATGGGAGTTGTGACCCTCGCTTCCTTCGCTGGTAGCCTCAACTTCTCCGACTTGAATGAATGGGCGCAAACAGCTCAACTATCACCTTTAACATCAACGCTACTAGGCATAGCTTTAATTGCCGCACCAGCCGGGAAGTGCGCTCAATTTCCTTTGCATTTGTGGTTAGACGAGGCAATGGAAGGTCCAAACCCCGCTTCTGTACTACGAAACTCGATGGTGGTATCGGGTGGGGCATATGTGTTGTATAAATTGCAACCCATATTGGCACTGTCACCTGTAGCATCTGAAATTTTAGTCATTCTCGGCACGGTAACGGCAGTAGGAGCATCGTTAGTTTCGATCGCCCAAATTGATATTAAGCGGGCGCTGTCCCATTCCACTAGCGCCTACATGGGACTGGTATTTTTATCGGTAGGTTTGCAGCAGGGTGGCGTAGCGCTGATGTTGCTATTTACCCACGCGATCGCCAAGGCATTACTATTTATGAGTGCAGGCTCGATCATTGCCACTACGCACACCCAAGATTTAACGGAAATGGGAGGTTTGTGGTCGCGGATGCCTGCGACCACAACGGCTTTTGTCGTCGGTGCAGCCGGACTGGTGACGCTCATTCCCCTGGGTAGCTTCTGGGCAATGGTGCAGTGGGCAAACGGCTTTTGGATAGTTAGCCCTTGGGTTGTCGGCGTGTTGCTCGTAGTGAATGGTTTAACGACACTCAATCTCACTCGCGTCTTCCGACTCGTTTTCTGGGGCGACCCGCAGCCAAAAACTCGCCGCGCTCCAGAGGTCATGTGGCACATGGCTTTACCTATGGTATCGCTGACAATAGTAACTCTGCTAGTTCCGTTGATGTTACAGCAGTGGGGATTGTTACCGAGTTGGGAAAACACCAACTGGCAAGCAGTCACTCTCTTAATGGCATCAAGTGGATTAGGACTAGCAATCGGCTCGACAATATACCTACATAAAGCTTGGTCGCGACCCGTGCAATTGCAATGGCGATTTTTGCAAGACTTGTTGGGCTACGATTTCTATGTAGATGAGGTTTACAAAGTCACCGTTGTTTTGGCAGTGAATTCGATCTCCAAAATTTCCGCCTGGATCGATCGCTACATCTTAGATGGCTTAGTAAATTTAGTTGGCATTGTCACCATCTTTAGCGGTCAAAGCTTGAAGTACACCATCTCCGGTCAATCGCAAGCCTATATGCTCACCATCCTCCTCGGAGTCGGTCTGCTCGGCTTAATTATCAGCTGGTCTTTAGGATACATTTTTCAGTAA
- the cobU gene encoding bifunctional adenosylcobinamide kinase/adenosylcobinamide-phosphate guanylyltransferase produces MPTSPSSRIVLVTGPTKSGKSEWAETLAMQSGKSVIYIATAQTNADDPEWQQRISQHRDRRPADWLTVEAPENLIETITTAPSSCCLLVDSLGTWVANLLEQDSITWAATEQNLILSLERLDNKDVIVVAEEAAWGVVPAYASGRLFRDRLGQLVRRLGAVANSVYLIAGGHVLNLSLLGSPLPTPLNEKR; encoded by the coding sequence ATGCCAACTTCTCCTTCGAGTCGAATTGTACTCGTTACTGGACCAACTAAATCTGGTAAAAGCGAATGGGCAGAAACTCTAGCAATGCAATCTGGAAAATCGGTGATTTACATTGCGACGGCTCAAACCAATGCCGACGATCCTGAGTGGCAACAGCGGATCTCTCAACATCGCGATCGCCGTCCTGCTGACTGGTTAACCGTAGAAGCGCCAGAAAACTTGATCGAAACAATCACCACAGCTCCCTCCTCTTGCTGCTTGCTAGTCGATTCGCTTGGAACGTGGGTAGCGAATTTGCTGGAGCAGGATAGCATTACTTGGGCAGCAACGGAGCAAAATTTAATCTTAAGTTTAGAGCGCTTAGACAACAAAGATGTAATTGTTGTAGCAGAAGAAGCTGCCTGGGGCGTAGTGCCAGCTTATGCAAGCGGTAGGCTGTTTCGCGATCGCTTGGGTCAATTAGTCCGTCGCTTAGGAGCTGTTGCCAACTCCGTTTACCTCATCGCAGGCGGACACGTCCTCAACCTCAGTCTACTAGGTTCCCCGTTACCTACCCCTTTAAATGAGAAACGATAG
- a CDS encoding nucleotidyltransferase family protein has protein sequence MTITAIELPIEKIAEFCDRWQITEFALFGSVLRDGFRPDSDIDVMVQFHPDARPTFSTLDRMEAELKTIFQRDIDLITRQGVETSRNYLRRQEILSSAQVIYATGSSILA, from the coding sequence ATGACTATTACTGCTATTGAATTACCGATAGAAAAAATTGCTGAATTTTGCGATCGCTGGCAAATTACCGAGTTTGCTCTATTTGGTTCCGTCCTGCGCGATGGCTTCCGCCCCGACAGCGATATTGACGTGATGGTGCAATTTCACCCAGATGCTCGCCCTACGTTCAGTACTTTGGATCGGATGGAAGCAGAGTTAAAAACCATTTTCCAGCGAGACATTGACTTAATTACCCGTCAGGGCGTTGAAACCAGTCGTAATTACCTACGCCGCCAAGAAATTCTTTCCTCTGCTCAAGTGATTTATGCAACGGGATCTTCAATTCTTGCTTGA
- a CDS encoding carbon dioxide-concentrating mechanism protein CcmK encodes MPIAVGMIETKGFPAVVEAADAMVKAARVTLVGYEKIGSARVTVIVRGDVSEVQASVSAGIEAAKRVNGGEVLSTHIIARPHENLEYVLPIRYTEAVEQFRT; translated from the coding sequence ATGCCGATCGCGGTTGGAATGATTGAGACTAAGGGCTTTCCCGCAGTTGTTGAAGCAGCTGATGCGATGGTAAAAGCTGCCCGTGTCACTCTAGTGGGTTACGAGAAAATTGGTAGCGCTCGCGTCACGGTGATCGTGCGGGGCGACGTTTCAGAAGTACAAGCTTCGGTTTCCGCTGGCATTGAAGCAGCTAAACGAGTCAATGGTGGTGAAGTTCTCTCCACCCACATCATTGCCCGTCCCCACGAAAACCTCGAATACGTACTGCCAATTCGCTATACCGAGGCTGTAGAACAGTTCCGCACTTAG
- a CDS encoding NADH-quinone oxidoreductase subunit M: MLSAFICLPVLGAVLIWVLPPGESRSRYIALAVTAATFIWSIVLGFRFDPGDGAFQFQEALPWIDALGLSYRLGVDGLSFPLLVLNGLLTCVALYSTNNQVARSRFYYSLILLLNTGVAGAFLSQDLLLFFLFYELELIPLYLLIAIWGGARRGYAATKFLIYTAISGILILAAFLGLVLLSGTGSFAYEPLRTAALSLPLTTQLILLGAIVAGFGIKIPLVPFHTWLPDAHVEASTPVSVLLAGVLLKLGTYGLLRFGMDLLPEAWAAFAPWLATWAVVSVLYGASCAIAQTDMKKMVAYSSIGHMGYVLLAAAAATPLSILATVLQMISHGLISALLFLLVGVVYEKAGSRDTQVLRGLLNPERGLPVIGSLMILGVMASAGIPGMVGFVAEFLVFRGSFPVFPTQTLLSMVGTGLTAVYFLLLVNRAFFGRLSPQVENLPKVYWSDRLPAIALAILIVVLGIQPSWMSRWSERTTTAMVNNVEAIAHLAVKNPRS, translated from the coding sequence ATGCTCAGTGCTTTCATTTGCTTACCAGTCTTAGGTGCGGTGCTAATCTGGGTTTTGCCTCCAGGTGAGAGCCGATCGCGTTATATTGCTTTAGCAGTTACTGCTGCTACATTTATTTGGAGTATTGTTCTCGGGTTTCGATTCGATCCTGGGGATGGTGCTTTTCAGTTTCAAGAAGCACTACCTTGGATAGATGCTTTGGGTTTGAGCTATCGCCTCGGTGTGGATGGGTTATCTTTCCCATTATTGGTGTTGAATGGCTTACTCACTTGCGTTGCACTTTACAGCACCAATAACCAAGTGGCGCGATCGCGATTCTACTATTCTCTGATTCTGCTACTCAATACGGGTGTTGCTGGAGCTTTCCTGTCTCAGGATCTCTTGCTATTCTTTCTGTTCTACGAACTGGAATTGATTCCCCTGTATTTGTTAATTGCGATTTGGGGTGGCGCAAGACGCGGCTATGCAGCGACGAAGTTTCTAATTTATACAGCAATTTCGGGCATTCTGATTTTAGCTGCCTTTTTGGGTCTGGTTTTATTAAGTGGGACGGGTTCTTTTGCTTACGAACCTTTACGTACTGCTGCCTTGAGTTTACCGTTGACAACACAATTGATTTTACTAGGGGCAATTGTTGCCGGTTTCGGGATTAAAATCCCCCTAGTTCCCTTTCACACCTGGCTACCAGATGCTCACGTCGAGGCTTCTACACCCGTTTCCGTGCTGTTGGCGGGGGTGCTGTTGAAGTTGGGAACCTACGGTTTGTTGCGCTTTGGCATGGACTTGTTACCGGAGGCTTGGGCAGCATTTGCCCCTTGGCTAGCAACTTGGGCAGTCGTCAGCGTGCTGTATGGGGCTTCCTGCGCGATTGCCCAAACTGATATGAAAAAGATGGTAGCCTATAGCTCTATCGGTCACATGGGTTACGTGTTACTGGCAGCAGCGGCGGCGACACCTTTGAGTATTTTAGCAACAGTGTTGCAAATGATCAGTCACGGTTTGATTTCAGCACTTCTGTTTCTACTAGTAGGGGTAGTTTACGAAAAAGCTGGTAGTCGGGATACTCAAGTGTTAAGAGGACTACTCAACCCCGAACGAGGTTTACCTGTCATTGGCAGCTTGATGATTTTGGGCGTGATGGCAAGCGCTGGAATTCCTGGTATGGTGGGGTTTGTGGCAGAGTTTCTCGTTTTTCGCGGCAGTTTTCCCGTCTTCCCTACCCAAACTCTCCTCAGTATGGTGGGGACTGGTTTGACTGCGGTGTATTTCTTACTCTTGGTGAACCGCGCCTTTTTCGGACGGCTATCGCCCCAGGTTGAGAATTTACCTAAAGTTTACTGGTCGGATCGCCTTCCCGCGATCGCTTTAGCAATACTAATTGTAGTGCTGGGGATTCAACCGAGTTGGATGTCCCGCTGGAGCGAACGCACAACTACGGCAATGGTAAATAATGTAGAGGCGATCGCTCATCTAGCGGTCAAGAATCCGCGATCGTAA
- a CDS encoding sodium-dependent bicarbonate transport family permease, protein MDVSLIASNVLSPPVLFFFLGMLAVFLKSDLEIPQPLPKLFSLYLLFAIGFKGGNELVKSGVSQEVILTLLAAVMMACIVPIYTFFILKVKLDLYNAAAIAATYGSISAVTFITAGSFLTELGIDFSGYMVAALALMESPAIIVGLLLVKLFAIDKEDGDFSWSEVLQEAFLNSSVFLLVGSLIIGAVSGEKGWKVEEPFTQGIFYGVLTFFLLDMGLVAAGRIKDLGKTGTFLISFSILIPIVNAAIGILLAKAIGMPQGNALLFSVLCASASYIAVPAAMRMTLPEANPSLYVTAALALTFPFNIIVGIPLYLYGINLLWG, encoded by the coding sequence ATGGATGTAAGCTTGATCGCGTCTAACGTCCTGAGTCCGCCAGTGCTGTTCTTTTTTCTGGGGATGTTAGCTGTTTTTCTCAAATCAGATTTAGAAATTCCTCAACCATTACCTAAACTTTTTTCGCTTTATCTCCTATTTGCCATTGGGTTTAAAGGAGGAAACGAACTTGTCAAAAGCGGAGTCAGCCAAGAAGTCATACTCACACTTTTGGCAGCGGTGATGATGGCTTGTATCGTGCCGATTTATACATTTTTTATTCTCAAAGTCAAACTCGACTTATATAACGCAGCTGCGATCGCGGCTACCTATGGTTCTATCAGTGCTGTCACCTTCATTACTGCTGGTTCTTTTCTGACTGAACTGGGAATCGATTTTAGCGGTTACATGGTAGCGGCTTTAGCTTTGATGGAATCCCCAGCAATTATTGTCGGACTGCTTTTGGTGAAACTATTTGCGATCGACAAGGAAGATGGCGATTTTTCTTGGTCGGAAGTTTTGCAAGAGGCTTTTCTTAACAGTTCGGTTTTTCTTTTAGTTGGTAGCCTAATAATAGGTGCAGTGTCAGGAGAAAAAGGCTGGAAGGTAGAAGAACCATTTACTCAAGGCATATTTTACGGAGTCCTGACCTTCTTTTTGTTAGATATGGGATTAGTTGCTGCTGGAAGAATCAAAGATTTAGGTAAAACTGGTACGTTTTTGATTTCTTTTTCTATATTGATACCAATAGTTAATGCGGCAATTGGCATACTTTTAGCAAAAGCGATCGGGATGCCGCAAGGAAATGCACTGTTATTTTCGGTGTTGTGTGCGAGTGCGTCTTATATAGCGGTTCCAGCTGCTATGAGGATGACGCTACCAGAAGCCAATCCCAGCCTTTACGTTACTGCCGCTCTAGCACTGACATTTCCCTTCAATATCATTGTGGGAATTCCTTTGTATTTGTACGGCATCAACCTGCTTTGGGGGTAG
- a CDS encoding carbon dioxide-concentrating mechanism protein CcmK, with amino-acid sequence MAIAVGMIETLGFPAVVEAADAMVKAARVTLVGYEKIGSGRVTVIVRGDVSEVQASVSAGIDSVKRVNGGQVLSTHIIARPHENLEYVLPIRYTEAVEQFRESVSGIRPYNRP; translated from the coding sequence ATGGCAATCGCAGTAGGAATGATTGAAACGTTGGGCTTCCCCGCAGTTGTGGAAGCAGCTGACGCGATGGTAAAAGCAGCTCGCGTCACTCTGGTGGGCTATGAAAAGATCGGTAGCGGTCGAGTCACGGTGATCGTACGAGGCGACGTTTCGGAAGTGCAAGCTTCGGTATCCGCTGGTATAGATTCCGTCAAGCGCGTGAATGGCGGACAGGTCTTGTCTACCCACATCATCGCTCGTCCTCACGAAAACCTAGAATACGTGCTGCCGATTCGTTATACAGAAGCTGTAGAACAGTTCCGCGAGAGCGTCAGCGGTATCCGTCCTTACAACAGACCGTAA
- a CDS encoding Uma2 family endonuclease, with amino-acid sequence MNISQVELPTDTWVKASWDEYVQIVENPQLEKAKGYYFNDRMRIEMPPVGNDHASDHSIINYAVHLWAAIKGIDLNGKDNCTYRKTGIREAQPDVSYYIGGNAEAIPWGTTIINLDLYPPPTLAIEVANTSLSDDKGEKRLLYEQLGVAEYWIVDVKNIEIFAFSVANGGSRRITQSQVLLGLEIALLEAALRRTREMNHGRVSAWLLSQFQQ; translated from the coding sequence ATGAATATCTCGCAAGTCGAGCTACCAACCGATACCTGGGTGAAAGCTAGTTGGGATGAGTACGTTCAGATCGTTGAAAATCCGCAGTTAGAAAAAGCTAAGGGCTACTATTTTAACGATAGGATGAGAATTGAAATGCCTCCAGTGGGAAATGACCATGCTAGCGACCACTCAATAATTAATTACGCCGTTCACTTATGGGCGGCGATAAAAGGTATAGATTTAAATGGGAAAGACAACTGTACCTACCGGAAAACAGGTATTCGAGAAGCACAGCCCGACGTGTCTTACTATATTGGTGGCAATGCCGAAGCAATTCCTTGGGGAACGACAATTATCAATCTCGATCTTTATCCACCACCAACTTTAGCGATCGAGGTGGCTAATACTTCTCTATCAGATGATAAAGGCGAAAAGCGTCTGCTTTACGAACAACTAGGAGTAGCGGAATATTGGATTGTAGATGTAAAAAATATTGAAATTTTTGCTTTTTCTGTTGCCAATGGTGGTAGTAGAAGAATTACTCAGTCTCAAGTTTTACTAGGTTTAGAAATTGCTTTATTAGAAGCAGCTTTGCGGCGAACTCGTGAGATGAATCACGGTAGAGTTAGCGCGTGGTTATTATCTCAGTTTCAACAATAG
- a CDS encoding ribonuclease Z, translating into MQITFLGTSSGVPTRSRNVSSVALRLPQRAEVWLFDCGEGTQHQIMRSDLKISQINRIFVTHMHGDHVFGLMGLLATCGLAGSPHRIDIYGPPKLEEYLRACGRYSQTHLSYPLHVHTVQPGMVYEDEEFTVSCDRLEHRVPAFGYRIAEKDRPGRFDVEKAKALNIPPGRVYGQLKRGETVTLNDGRVIRGVDLCGDTEAGRKLAYCTDTIFCDGAVALAQGADVLIHEATFSHIDAELAFQRLHSTSTMAAQTALAAQVKLLVMTHFSPRYAPGNDIQLQHLLEEARAIFPNTEMAHDFLTYEIPRRRQPEGEKQAAKV; encoded by the coding sequence GTGCAGATTACTTTTTTAGGAACGAGTTCCGGTGTACCGACGCGATCGCGTAATGTTTCTAGTGTTGCCCTTCGCCTACCGCAACGAGCAGAAGTCTGGCTATTTGACTGCGGGGAAGGAACTCAGCATCAGATTATGCGGAGTGACTTAAAAATTAGCCAAATTAACCGCATTTTCGTCACTCACATGCACGGCGATCATGTTTTTGGCTTAATGGGATTGCTAGCCACCTGTGGTTTGGCGGGTAGTCCGCACCGAATTGATATTTACGGTCCGCCAAAGTTAGAAGAGTATCTCCGCGCCTGCGGTCGCTATTCTCAAACTCATCTATCTTACCCGCTGCACGTCCATACAGTACAGCCTGGGATGGTTTACGAAGATGAAGAATTTACAGTGAGTTGCGATCGCTTAGAGCATCGCGTCCCCGCTTTTGGCTATCGGATTGCTGAAAAAGATCGTCCTGGGCGGTTTGATGTCGAAAAAGCCAAGGCGCTAAACATCCCTCCTGGGAGAGTATACGGTCAACTAAAGCGGGGTGAAACGGTAACTCTCAATGACGGGCGGGTGATTCGGGGAGTCGATCTATGCGGTGACACAGAAGCAGGGCGCAAGCTAGCATACTGTACTGATACAATTTTCTGCGATGGGGCAGTTGCTCTTGCCCAAGGTGCGGACGTACTAATCCACGAAGCGACATTTTCTCATATCGATGCAGAACTCGCTTTTCAACGTTTGCATTCCACATCAACAATGGCAGCACAAACAGCATTAGCTGCCCAAGTAAAGCTACTGGTTATGACACATTTTAGCCCTCGCTACGCCCCTGGGAATGACATTCAATTACAACACCTTCTAGAAGAAGCGCGGGCGATCTTTCCCAATACTGAAATGGCACACGACTTTTTAACTTATGAAATTCCCCGTCGTCGTCAACCAGAAGGAGAAAAGCAAGCGGCAAAGGTCTAG